In Macrobrachium rosenbergii isolate ZJJX-2024 chromosome 48, ASM4041242v1, whole genome shotgun sequence, one DNA window encodes the following:
- the LOC136831233 gene encoding zinc finger protein 271-like — protein sequence MALEKGSGPQPIAQVKMEPEHVEEQVYYEQSDWENSYAEGTVVSDNHETPDIYVDESSYMYHDSQMEYETVIVPAYQIRTHTGKRPYVCESCNMTVMPNNRPWNHIRVLGGGQPIVRHVYYMNFTRKSVCTPSKAQSDKPKKVGKGKRTYPCDKCERVFGHKSHLDNHLRTHSGEKPFVCLYCDKRFGQKSNLTSHMRRHPLHCSKKIKSYPKIKEEPIEEDCFEVDSSEDISKNTPLSQVPQDKNVHSAVVQSADVSQEMRLSTENMSTCEVLTKDTSQEEVSSSLVYEEKDPSNMPSTEVDSCVVAATEVVRSQPHSEEVISSVTITKKENQVHDKSHNSSSPSQVNKELTRSSTAKESSSPAHLKAETNSQGKTENVISSIIAPKKVLFQIRSQVGSNAHPKQSLSQAESHDVTSSISGNKKKVIVHEKSFKIKTKSVVSADNDSSQDKLSRVNSASQDMEADKEQNTKTSTSEIVPVIQLKTEKGKLETDQADHKHCSPKSEKS from the coding sequence ATGGCTCTTGAAAAGGGGTCTGGACCCCAGCCCATTGCTCAGGTCAAGATGGAGCCAGAACATGTTGAAGAGCAAGTGTATTACGAACAATCAGACTGGGAGAATTCATATGCAGAAGGTACTGTAGTATCAGATAATCATGAAACCCCAGATATTTATGTCGATGAAAGCAGTTATATGTATCATGATTCTCAAATGGAGTATGAAACTGTGATAGTGCCTGCTTACCAGATCAGGACACACACAGGTAAGAGGCCATACGTTTGTGAAAGTTGTAACATGACTGTAATGCCGAACAATCGCCCGTGGAATCATATCCGAGTGTTAGGTGGTGGTCAGCCGATTGTCCGTCATGTTTATTACATGAACTTCACTCGGAAAAGTGTTTGCACTCCATCTAAAGCACAAAGTGATAAACCTAAGAAAGTAGGCAAAGGGAAAAGGACTTACCCTTGCGATAAATGTGAAAGAGTGTTTGGACATAAAAGCCATTTGGATAACCATCTGAGAACTCACAGTGGTGAAAAGCCTTTTGTCTGTTTGTACTGTGACAAAAGGTTTGGACAAAAAAGTAACCTTACCTCACACATGCGCCGACATCCACTTCACTGTTCTAAGAAGATAAAAAGTTATCCCAAGATTAAAGAGGAACCTATAGAGGAAGATTGTTTTGAGGTAGATTCGTCAGAAGATATTTCCAAAAACACGCCATTGTCCCAGGTGCCACAGGATAAAAATGTGCACTCAGCAGTGGTCCAGTCAGCAGATGTATCTCAAGAAATGCGGTTGTCAACTGAAAATATGTCTACCTGCGAGGTGTTGACCAAGGACACATCGCAAGAAGAGGTATCTTCATCATTAGTTTATGAGGAAAAAGACCCTTCTAATATGCCTTCAACTGAAGTAGATTCATGTGTTGTGGCTGCCACAGAAGTAGTTAGGTCCCAGCCACATTCTGAGGAGGTAATTTCATCTGTGACaattactaaaaaggaaaatCAGGTGCATGACAAATCACACAACTCCAGTTCCCCTTCACAAGTGAACAAAGAACTCACCAGGTCCAGTACAGCTAAAGAAAGCTCATCCCCAGCCCATCTCAAAGCAGAAACAAACTCTCAGggtaaaacagaaaatgtaatatCATCTATAATAGCTCCCAAAAAAGTGCTGTTTCAGATCAGATCACAAGTGGGTTCTAATGCTCATCCAAAGCAATCTTTGTCACAGGCTGAGTCCCATGACGTCACTTCGTCCATCTCTGGTAACAAGAAGAAAGTGATTGTTCATGAAAAATCTTTCAAGATAAAAACTAAATCAGTTGTTTCTGCAGATAATGACTCTTCACAGGATAAATTAAGCAGAGTAAATTCAGCTTCACAAGATATGGAGGCAGACAAAGAGCAAAATACTAAGACTTCCACGTCTGAAATAGTACCTGTAATACAGTTGAAAACTGAGAAGGGTAAATTGGAAACTGACCAAGCAGACCATAAACATTGCTCCCCCAAAAGTgaaaagtcatga